A window of the Candidatus Atribacteria bacterium ADurb.Bin276 genome harbors these coding sequences:
- the nox_2 gene encoding NADH dehydrogenase, which translates to MDLMEIIRNRRSIRKYRSDEIPQPDLNEVFEAVQLAPSANNLQPWKFILIRNDKKKRLIAQACSGQEFIGEAPIIVVACAVGRGGYIGKYMESWPVDLAIAVTHLILSAWNKGLGTCWIGDFDEDKIREICNIPPSVRVAAITPLGYPVKTVPPTSRRPVERIICQESFSE; encoded by the coding sequence ATGGACCTTATGGAAATCATAAGGAATCGAAGAAGTATCCGAAAATATCGTTCTGATGAAATACCTCAACCAGATTTAAACGAGGTTTTTGAAGCCGTACAATTGGCACCTTCGGCTAACAATCTCCAACCATGGAAATTTATTTTAATTCGAAATGATAAAAAGAAACGTTTAATAGCTCAAGCTTGTTCTGGTCAAGAATTTATTGGAGAAGCTCCTATCATTGTAGTTGCCTGCGCAGTAGGTAGGGGTGGGTATATTGGAAAATATATGGAAAGTTGGCCAGTAGATTTAGCAATTGCCGTGACCCATTTAATATTATCGGCTTGGAATAAAGGACTGGGTACCTGTTGGATAGGAGATTTTGATGAAGATAAGATTCGGGAAATATGTAACATTCCACCTTCAGTCAGAGTTGCAGCGATTACGCCACTCGGTTATCCAGTAAAGACTGTTCCGCCGACTTCAAGAAGGCCTGTAGAAAGGATTATTTGTCAGGAAAGTTTTTCTGAATAA